TAGTTAAAAAGATGCTAACATTGTCTAACTTTTTATCAGATTCATCATCTAAAATTCTCAAAATATTACCTCCTATTTATGAGGAACGTCGATCGGATACACTCGACTGATTTCTCGCCATTCATGATCAACGAAGTGCTGCAAATGCAAATGAGGACTCTCATGTGGATACGGTCTATTAAAATCAAACCTCACTTTCCTCAACCTATCTTTAGAAAGAAATACTGAGTCCCCTGCTGAATTTCTGATCAAATTTGTTCCTTCGCCTAACCAATCCGATACTTCTTTTTCCAATTGTGCAGTTTTGATCGCTTTTGCTGCATTATGTTGAGTGCGCCAAGTTTGAGAAGTTTGAAGAAGGGCTTCCGATTCATGAACAGCAGATCTAGCCAAGGTTTCGAAAGATAGAGCACTATTGGCCTTTTTTAGATTCAAGTAGGCCTGAACACCTTTCGCTGCTTTAGAAACCGCAAAAATACTAATTCCATATTTTCCAATGATCTTGCCTGTAAGCGTTCCCTTTTGAAACTCATCAAGCTGATCGAAACGGTCAGCAAGCTCTTTGATTTCTGGAATACATTCTTTAAGCAGAGAAGGATTTTCTCTGAGATCTTTTACGCATTCTTTGCAGCTTGAGATAAACTCAACGGATACTTGCTTGGGGTTCAATGCAAATGAGATCAAGCCATTGGCCAGACCTGACGCAGAATGTGCGAGGGAAGGGATAAAGTCTATAGCTCCTTCAATTCCACCTTGCAGAACACCCCAGGCCATACCTGCTTGCATCAGCCCAGTAGCATATTCCAAACGGCTGTCTGAATTATCAGCGCCTAAAACATCACCAAGAGGCGTGACTTTGACCCCCGACTGCAAATAATCTTTTAATGAAGACTCTATTTGACCTGTTTCAAAATAGGCTATAGCTCGCTCCAAATAGGCATCTTTCAATTCTGGCTTTTTTTCTATTACTGAATTAAGAGACTGAATCGCTTCATGATAAAGGCCTAGTTCCGACTCTGCAACGCCCTTACAAAAATAGGCTTCAACAGGCAAGTTATTCTCTTCCAAATGTCCAGCTTTTTCTATAAGAGCAAAAACATCTTCCAAAGCCTCAAAAAATTTGCCCTGGTCAT
Above is a genomic segment from Chlamydiales bacterium containing:
- a CDS encoding tetratricopeptide repeat protein; protein product: MTIRFVLFSLIFFIRAASSQEPHLQCSYGCGTSEDKRVFGVIRTFEGLIDQIQATSFKHVFNGMKFASNTFQVGKPEFSLLSNVSWPPLSRFSYSWKDSPHDFMTIKRNGEYGGMKRLFPYDEGYATVSNAFVLFDHDIQDCFVTYLDFLRLSCQRCENRIREIRLIIKREGNGYYDDDDDYAYRTGDIVTCEEDLARLNQLIDLLEQQRSVVTRLIERAREDVQTCYFGIYDACIKNHQSLKALYERGLLNYDQGKFFEALEDVFALIEKAGHLEENNLPVEAYFCKGVAESELGLYHEAIQSLNSVIEKKPELKDAYLERAIAYFETGQIESSLKDYLQSGVKVTPLGDVLGADNSDSRLEYATGLMQAGMAWGVLQGGIEGAIDFIPSLAHSASGLANGLISFALNPKQVSVEFISSCKECVKDLRENPSLLKECIPEIKELADRFDQLDEFQKGTLTGKIIGKYGISIFAVSKAAKGVQAYLNLKKANSALSFETLARSAVHESEALLQTSQTWRTQHNAAKAIKTAQLEKEVSDWLGEGTNLIRNSAGDSVFLSKDRLRKVRFDFNRPYPHESPHLHLQHFVDHEWREISRVYPIDVPHK